In Egicoccus sp. AB-alg2, one genomic interval encodes:
- a CDS encoding homocysteine S-methyltransferase family protein has translation MTAVPLPPLSKHPFLDALRERVVVFDGAMGTMLQDAGLTADDFGGDDLEGCNEVLVRSRPDVVAGIHRAFLEVGVDAVQTNTFGGAPWVLDEYGLGDEAEALNRRAAEIARETADAYATSDRPAWVVGSIGPGTRAPTLSLGKDPATTKDFIDVATMEDGYRRQVRGLLDGGCDVLLIETSFDLLQIKAAVAACNDVFVERGARVPLMVQFTVEKDINTMLLGTEPLAAIAALDPLPIDVLGMNCATGPEDMREHVRTLARQSRLPISVIPNAGIPHLEDGHTVYPLGPAGLAEAQREFVTDFGVNVVGGCCGTTPAHLAAVVEAVGGLRPRRRVLDRPNYVRAGAAGRVTDPGTDQELGMATPLNVEFRPALASLYTPAPLEQDNAFLAIGERANANGSKAFRQLLLAQDWDAAVQLAKSQTREGAHVLDVCVDYVGRDGVPDVIEIVDRYATQSTLPLVIDSTEVEVIETALVRLGGRAVINSVNLEDGRRKADRLLPLAKRYGAAVVVLAIDEQGQARTADWKVEVCERVARLAIEEFGLEPHDLIFDCLTFPLGSGQEDLRRDALETIEAIERVKQAVPGCFTTLGVSNVSFGLSPAARQVLNSVFLKAAMDRGLDSAIVHPGKILPLHRIPEEQVQVALDLIHDRRGAAGLGGTAPADYDPLHRFMALFEGATETRASAEELASLPVEQRLERRIVDGDRDGLEADLEEALAAHPPLTIINEFLLAGMKTVGELFGSGQMQLPFVLQSAEAMKTAVAYLEPHIEAAGGGSSSKGSIVLATVRGDVHDIGKNLVDIILRNNGYEVHNLGIKQPIDAILSAAEERGVDAIGMSGLLVKSTVVMRDNLEEMNVRGVAHLPVLLGGAALTRGYVEDDLRDLYEGNVFYCKDAFEGLRVLDAVLTARRQGVEAPEELTARRERRTPKKTRAEEAPPVVDARGRPRSAVATDVEVPTPPFWGQRAVRGIGVDDVWPLLNEVALFRNQWGFTPGELSPDEYQQLLDTKARPVVREWLARAKAEKVVTPEVVYGYYPANGDGDDLVVWDPAAPLERELVRFTFPRQTRGRFLCIADFFRPLDSGEVDVLPVQVVTMGRRISEVAQQLFAADRYQDYLFAHGFGVEMAEALAERWHRRVREELGIAGEDGPTKEDWFRQGYRGSRYSFGYAACPDLEDQATLFQLIDPGLIDVELTEEFMLHPEQSTSAIIVHHPEAKYFNAR, from the coding sequence ATGACTGCCGTGCCGCTCCCGCCCCTGTCCAAGCATCCCTTCCTCGACGCGCTGCGTGAGCGCGTCGTCGTCTTCGACGGCGCCATGGGCACCATGCTCCAGGACGCCGGGTTGACGGCCGACGACTTCGGCGGCGACGACCTCGAGGGCTGCAACGAGGTACTGGTCCGCAGCCGCCCCGACGTGGTCGCCGGTATCCACCGCGCCTTCCTCGAGGTGGGCGTCGACGCGGTCCAGACCAACACCTTCGGTGGGGCCCCGTGGGTCCTCGACGAGTACGGCCTCGGCGACGAGGCAGAAGCGCTCAACCGCCGCGCCGCCGAGATCGCCCGCGAGACCGCCGACGCGTACGCGACCTCCGACCGCCCGGCCTGGGTGGTCGGTTCGATCGGTCCCGGTACCCGCGCACCGACGCTGTCGCTGGGCAAGGACCCGGCGACGACCAAGGACTTCATCGACGTCGCCACGATGGAGGACGGCTACCGGCGCCAGGTGCGCGGCCTCCTCGACGGCGGCTGCGACGTGCTGCTGATCGAGACGTCGTTCGACCTGCTGCAGATCAAGGCGGCGGTGGCCGCCTGCAACGACGTGTTCGTCGAGCGCGGCGCCCGCGTCCCGCTCATGGTGCAGTTCACGGTCGAGAAGGACATCAACACGATGCTGCTGGGGACCGAGCCCCTGGCGGCCATCGCGGCGCTCGATCCGCTGCCCATCGACGTGCTGGGCATGAACTGCGCCACCGGTCCGGAGGACATGCGCGAGCACGTGCGCACGCTCGCGCGCCAGTCGCGGCTGCCGATCAGCGTGATCCCGAACGCCGGGATCCCCCATCTGGAGGACGGCCACACGGTCTACCCGCTTGGCCCCGCGGGGCTGGCGGAGGCGCAGCGCGAGTTCGTCACCGACTTCGGGGTCAACGTCGTCGGCGGCTGTTGCGGCACCACGCCGGCCCACCTCGCGGCGGTGGTCGAGGCGGTCGGCGGCCTGCGCCCCCGGCGGCGCGTGCTGGACCGCCCGAACTACGTCCGCGCCGGCGCCGCCGGCCGCGTCACCGACCCGGGAACCGACCAGGAACTCGGGATGGCGACCCCGCTGAACGTCGAGTTCCGGCCGGCCCTCGCGTCGCTCTACACGCCGGCGCCGCTGGAGCAGGACAACGCGTTCCTGGCGATCGGCGAGCGCGCCAACGCCAACGGCTCCAAGGCGTTCCGCCAACTCCTGCTCGCCCAGGACTGGGACGCGGCGGTGCAGCTCGCCAAGTCGCAGACCCGCGAGGGCGCCCACGTCCTGGACGTGTGCGTCGACTACGTCGGGCGCGACGGCGTGCCCGACGTGATCGAGATCGTCGACCGCTACGCGACGCAGTCGACGCTCCCGCTGGTGATCGACTCGACCGAGGTCGAGGTCATCGAGACCGCCCTGGTGCGCCTGGGCGGGCGCGCCGTCATCAACTCGGTGAACCTCGAGGACGGGCGCAGGAAGGCCGATCGGCTGCTGCCACTGGCCAAGCGCTACGGCGCCGCGGTGGTCGTGCTCGCCATCGACGAGCAGGGCCAGGCGCGGACCGCGGACTGGAAGGTCGAGGTGTGCGAGCGGGTGGCCCGCCTCGCCATCGAGGAGTTCGGCCTGGAGCCGCACGACCTGATCTTCGACTGTCTGACGTTCCCGCTGGGCTCCGGCCAGGAGGACCTGCGCCGGGACGCGCTGGAGACGATCGAGGCGATCGAGCGGGTCAAGCAGGCGGTGCCCGGCTGCTTCACGACGCTGGGCGTGTCCAACGTCTCGTTCGGGCTGTCCCCGGCGGCACGGCAGGTCCTCAACTCCGTCTTCCTGAAGGCGGCGATGGACCGGGGCCTGGACTCCGCGATCGTGCACCCCGGCAAGATCCTGCCGCTGCACCGCATCCCCGAGGAACAGGTGCAGGTCGCGCTGGACCTGATCCACGACCGGCGTGGCGCGGCCGGCCTGGGCGGCACCGCCCCCGCCGACTACGACCCGTTGCACCGCTTCATGGCGCTCTTCGAGGGTGCGACGGAGACGCGGGCGTCGGCCGAGGAGCTCGCGTCCCTGCCGGTCGAGCAGCGCCTGGAGCGGCGCATCGTCGACGGCGACCGCGACGGGCTCGAGGCCGACCTCGAGGAGGCCCTGGCGGCGCACCCGCCGCTGACCATCATCAACGAGTTCCTGCTCGCCGGCATGAAGACCGTCGGCGAGCTGTTCGGTTCCGGCCAGATGCAGCTGCCGTTCGTGCTGCAGTCGGCCGAGGCCATGAAGACCGCGGTGGCCTACCTCGAGCCGCACATCGAGGCGGCCGGCGGCGGATCGTCGTCCAAGGGCTCGATCGTGCTGGCCACCGTGCGCGGCGACGTGCACGACATCGGCAAGAACCTCGTCGACATCATCCTGCGCAACAACGGCTACGAGGTGCACAACCTCGGGATCAAGCAGCCCATCGACGCCATCCTGTCGGCCGCGGAGGAACGCGGCGTCGACGCGATCGGCATGTCCGGGCTGCTGGTGAAGTCGACGGTCGTGATGCGCGACAACCTCGAGGAGATGAACGTCCGCGGCGTGGCACACCTGCCGGTGCTGCTCGGCGGCGCGGCGCTGACCCGCGGCTACGTCGAGGACGACCTGCGCGACCTGTACGAGGGCAACGTCTTCTACTGCAAGGACGCCTTCGAGGGGCTGCGCGTGCTGGACGCGGTGCTGACGGCCCGCCGGCAGGGCGTGGAGGCACCCGAGGAGCTGACCGCCCGCCGGGAACGGCGCACGCCGAAGAAGACCCGCGCCGAAGAGGCCCCGCCCGTCGTCGACGCACGGGGGCGGCCCCGCTCGGCGGTCGCCACCGACGTCGAGGTACCGACGCCGCCGTTCTGGGGCCAGCGGGCCGTGCGCGGCATCGGCGTGGACGACGTGTGGCCGCTGCTGAACGAGGTGGCGCTGTTCCGCAACCAGTGGGGTTTCACCCCCGGCGAGCTGTCACCCGACGAGTACCAGCAGTTGCTGGACACCAAGGCACGACCGGTCGTGCGCGAGTGGCTGGCCCGAGCGAAGGCGGAGAAGGTCGTCACCCCCGAGGTGGTCTACGGCTACTACCCCGCCAACGGCGACGGTGACGACCTCGTGGTGTGGGACCCTGCGGCGCCCCTGGAGCGCGAACTCGTGCGCTTCACCTTCCCCCGCCAGACCCGCGGCCGGTTCCTGTGCATCGCCGACTTCTTCCGCCCGCTCGACAGCGGCGAGGTCGACGTGCTGCCGGTCCAGGTGGTCACGATGGGACGCCGCATCAGCGAGGTGGCGCAGCAGCTGTTCGCGGCCGACCGCTACCAGGACTACCTGTTCGCCCACGGTTTCGGCGTGGAGATGGCCGAAGCCCTGGCGGAGCGGTGGCACCGCCGTGTGCGCGAGGAGCTGGGCATCGCCGGCGAGGACGGGCCCACCAAGGAGGACTGGTTCCGGCAGGGCTACCGCGGGTCGCGCTACTCGTTCGGCTACGCGGCCTGTCCGGACCTGGAGGACCAGGCCACGCTGTTCCAGCTCATCGACCCAGGCCTGATCGACGTCGAGCTCACCGAGGAGTTCATGCTCCACCCCGAGCAGTCCACCTCCGCGATCATCGTGCACCACCCGGAAGCCAAGTACTTCAACGCCCGCTAG
- the purM gene encoding phosphoribosylformylglycinamidine cyclo-ligase has protein sequence MPGPEPISYADAGVNLDAADRSVELIGDAVRRTHRPEVLSGIGGFGGLFAFDPSRYREPVLVSGTDGVGTKIDFARRLDRLDTIGQDLVAMVVDDLVVPGAEPLFFNDYISVGELHPDRVAAIVRGIADGCSLANCALVGGETAEHPGLLGEDEFDLAGFGVGVVERDQLLGPERVRPGDRLIAMASSGLHSNGYSLVRRIVGGRNLTANHGLSRPLGEELLEPTRIYALDCLALRDAVEVHAFCHVTGGGLPGNLPRVLPDTLGATVDTATWQWPEIFRWLRDEGPVADEEMWRAFNCGVGMVAAVPPDAADDALAVLEERAVEAWVMGVVEETAGGATRVTLAG, from the coding sequence ATGCCCGGACCGGAGCCCATCTCCTACGCCGACGCCGGTGTGAACCTCGATGCCGCGGACCGCAGCGTCGAGTTGATCGGTGACGCGGTCCGCCGTACCCACCGCCCCGAGGTGCTCAGCGGGATCGGCGGGTTCGGGGGCCTGTTCGCCTTCGACCCCTCGCGCTACCGCGAGCCGGTGCTGGTGTCCGGGACCGACGGCGTCGGGACGAAGATCGACTTCGCCCGGCGACTGGACCGCCTCGACACGATCGGGCAGGACCTGGTCGCGATGGTCGTCGACGACCTCGTCGTGCCGGGCGCCGAGCCGTTGTTCTTCAACGACTACATCTCCGTCGGCGAGCTCCATCCCGACCGCGTCGCCGCGATCGTGCGCGGCATCGCCGACGGCTGCAGCCTCGCGAACTGCGCGCTCGTCGGCGGCGAGACCGCCGAGCATCCCGGGCTGCTGGGCGAGGACGAGTTCGACCTCGCCGGCTTCGGCGTCGGCGTCGTCGAACGCGACCAACTGCTCGGCCCCGAGCGTGTCCGGCCCGGCGACCGGCTGATCGCGATGGCCTCGTCGGGCCTGCACAGCAACGGCTACAGCCTCGTACGGCGCATCGTCGGGGGCCGCAACCTGACCGCGAACCACGGCCTGTCGCGCCCGCTGGGCGAGGAGCTGCTGGAGCCGACGCGCATCTACGCGCTGGACTGCCTCGCCCTGCGCGACGCCGTCGAGGTGCACGCCTTCTGCCACGTCACCGGCGGCGGGCTGCCGGGCAACCTCCCGCGCGTGCTGCCGGACACGCTCGGCGCCACCGTCGACACCGCGACCTGGCAGTGGCCCGAGATCTTCCGCTGGCTGCGCGACGAGGGGCCGGTCGCCGACGAGGAGATGTGGCGGGCGTTCAACTGCGGGGTCGGCATGGTGGCCGCCGTCCCGCCGGACGCCGCCGACGACGCGCTCGCCGTGCTGGAGGAGCGCGCCGTCGAGGCGTGGGTCATGGGCGTCGTCGAGGAGACGGCCGGTGGCGCGACGCGCGTGACGCTCGCGGGGTGA
- a CDS encoding Glu/Leu/Phe/Val dehydrogenase, producing MEGPFARFMGHEQVVFGSDDETGLRCIIALHSTRLGPALGGTRFYPYATEDEALTDVLRLSRAMSYKAACAGLDLGGGKAVIIGDPAQLRSEALLRAYGRLIESLGGRYVTACDVGTTPADMAIVRRETRWATGADEVHGGSGDSGVLTAYGVYLGMKAAARAAFGTDALGGRHVAVQGLGKVGARLVGHLVDEGAKVTAADVAPAATERVASLPGVEIVDVEDVLLVDADIVSPNALGGVLDADTIAQLQAKVVCGGANNQLCTEEDGDRLQERGIFYAPDFVVNAGGLINVSDELEPGGYSEARAHQRADAIPRTLLEIIAESREQRVSTEHAAVTVAERRIAAVGGLRRFWLP from the coding sequence GTGGAGGGACCCTTCGCCCGTTTCATGGGCCACGAACAGGTCGTCTTCGGCAGCGACGACGAGACCGGGCTGCGGTGCATCATCGCCCTGCACTCGACCCGGCTCGGCCCGGCGCTGGGCGGTACCCGCTTCTACCCCTACGCGACCGAGGACGAGGCCCTCACCGACGTGCTGCGCCTGTCACGCGCCATGTCCTACAAGGCCGCGTGCGCCGGGCTCGACCTCGGCGGTGGCAAGGCCGTCATCATCGGTGACCCGGCGCAGCTGCGCTCCGAGGCGCTGCTGCGCGCCTACGGCCGGCTCATCGAGTCGCTCGGCGGGCGCTACGTCACCGCCTGCGACGTCGGCACCACCCCGGCCGACATGGCCATCGTGCGCCGCGAGACCCGCTGGGCGACCGGCGCCGACGAGGTCCACGGCGGCTCCGGCGACTCCGGCGTGTTGACCGCCTACGGGGTCTACCTCGGCATGAAGGCCGCCGCGCGGGCCGCGTTCGGCACCGACGCGTTGGGCGGCCGTCACGTCGCCGTGCAGGGGCTCGGCAAGGTCGGCGCCCGGCTGGTCGGCCACCTCGTCGACGAAGGCGCCAAGGTCACGGCCGCCGACGTCGCCCCCGCGGCCACGGAGCGGGTCGCGTCGCTGCCCGGCGTGGAGATCGTCGACGTCGAGGACGTGCTGCTCGTCGACGCCGACATCGTCTCGCCCAACGCCCTCGGTGGCGTGCTGGACGCCGACACCATCGCCCAACTGCAGGCCAAGGTCGTCTGCGGCGGCGCCAACAACCAGCTGTGCACCGAGGAGGACGGCGACCGGCTCCAGGAGCGCGGCATCTTCTACGCCCCCGACTTCGTCGTGAACGCCGGCGGGCTGATCAACGTCTCCGACGAGCTCGAGCCCGGCGGCTACTCCGAGGCCCGCGCCCACCAGCGCGCCGACGCCATCCCGCGCACGCTGCTGGAGATCATCGCCGAGTCGCGCGAGCAGCGGGTGTCGACCGAGCACGCCGCGGTCACGGTCGCCGAGCGGCGCATCGCCGCGGTCGGCGGCCTGCGCCGCTTCTGGCTGCCCTGA
- a CDS encoding BldC family transcriptional regulator, producing the protein MEGQGADNQDAWLTPGEVARLFGVDPKTVTRWASAGKLTPQRTLGGHRRYRADEVHALLREFGPQPA; encoded by the coding sequence GTGGAGGGGCAAGGCGCCGACAACCAGGACGCCTGGCTGACACCCGGGGAGGTCGCACGCCTGTTCGGGGTCGACCCGAAGACGGTCACGCGCTGGGCATCGGCGGGCAAGCTGACGCCGCAGCGGACCCTGGGCGGCCACCGGCGCTACCGCGCCGACGAGGTGCACGCGCTGCTGCGCGAGTTCGGCCCTCAGCCGGCCTGA